Sequence from the Christiangramia fulva genome:
AACCACCAGAACCATTTCAAGCTCCTTCTCAGTTTCATTGATCAAATACACGTTCCATTCTTCACCCTGAAATTCTTCATTGAATTCTTTTACGGCTGCAACAAAAACCCCTTTTACTTCAGGTATTTCAATATCCTTTTTCAAAATTTTTCTTCAGCCTTTTTCCTGATTTTATTCCAAATGATCCAAAGAATCACTGCGGCAACCGCTAAAAGAATGATTCCCAGCGTAATTTTGATCAGCGCTATGATAAAAGTGACGTAAATAATTACGGCAAGAATTAGGATCGCCAGGGCGAAAAAAACATATTTTTTCATCTAAAATGAAGATTTAAACTGCTCAAGAAAACGAAGATCATTCTCAAAGAACATCCTGATGTCTTCAATTTGATAAAGCAGCATAGCGATCCTTTCTATTCCCATCCCAAAAGCAAAACCGGAATATTCTTTAGGATCGATATTACAATTTCTCAAAACATTCGGGTCTACCATTCCGCAGCCCATAATTTCCAGCCAGCCGGTTCCTTTGGTGATCCTGTAATCGGCTTCACTCTTTAAACCCCAGTAAATATCAACTTCTGCGCTTGGTTCTGTAAATGGAAAATAAGAAGGTCTCAAACGGATTTTCGAGTTTCCGAAAAGTTGCTCGGTGAAATAGAGCAGGGTTTGTTTTAAATCGGCGAAAGAAACATTCTTATCAATATACAGGCCTTCCACCTGGTGAAAGATACAATGAGAACGCGCTGAAATAGCTTCATTTCTAAAAACTCTTCCGGGTGAAATGGTACGTATAGGCGGCTTGTTTTCTTCCATATATCTCACCTGTACAGAAGAAGTATGCGTTCTAAGGAGGATATCGGGATCTGTTTGAATGAAAAAAGTGTCCTGCATATCCCGCGCCGGGTGGTATTCGGGAAGATTTAAGGCCGTAAAATTATGCCAGTCATCTTCCATTTCTGGTCCTTCAGAGACATTGAACCCGATATTAGAGAAAATTTCAATTATTTGATTCTTTACAATGGAAATAGGATGCCTCGCGCCAATCTCTACAGGCTCTGCAGGCCGTGAAAGATCACCGTAGATCCCTTTTTCTTCCTGCTGCTGTTCAAGTTCTTCTTTTAAAGCATTCACTTTTGCCTGGGCCGCGGTTTTAAGCTCATTTACCGCCTGTCCAAACTCCTTTTTCTGCTCATTGGGCACATTTTTGAATTCAGCAAAAAAGTCATTGAGAATTCCTTTTTTCCCGAGATATTTTATTCGGAAAGATTCTATTTCTTCTGCAGAATTCGCATTAAAACTTTCAACCTCAGCAATATGTGCTTTTATCTTTTCTATCATTGATAATTTCATTTCGGAAGCGCAAATTTAATAAAATTTACTCCTAAAGCCCCTCCTTTTAAGTCTATATTCGGTAATTCACTTACTTCAGCAAGCGATCGCGATAAATGTAACTTATCAAAAAGAACACCGCAAAGGCACCAAAGCTGTGCCAAAGCCAATGCGTTCCCATGGGTAATATATAAATAAACCTATCCAGCACCCTGAAAGTTATAGCTGCGCCAAAACATACAATGGCAAAAAGGATAAGAATCCAGTTTTTCATATGCTTTGTATACATATAAACGAAAATGGGAAGTAAAAGGCCCAGTGCGGTACCAATATATCCTACCGAGGTTTTTATACTCCTCGCCCAGGGAATAAGCCTGATCCCCACAACCAGGAACAGAACAATGAGAATTAGCCACAACCTGCCTTTCCAGCTGGTTTTTATCCTGGCTGTAAAATATACCGAAACGGCAAAACACATCACAACAATTGGCAGCCAGTCGAGGTACATCCAGAAATCGTGGCTGCGAGTGGCATGATATACCGTACCGCCAATATAGCTAAGCAGTAGAAACGGCATGCTCCAGGCTAAGAACTTATGCGTTTCCATATTCCGGTAGACTTTAATCGAAAAATAAATGATAATTCCCAGAAAGAGCAGATTACTGTAGGTGTTGAATGGCTCTACAGGAAATCTTCCCGCTAGGGTCTCCTGATAGATAGGACCGCTGTCATTCGGAAATGAATCGAAAAACAGGAACAAACTCATTTACGAAATATATTCTTTTTTAAGAAAATAGCTTACAATGGCTTCTTTCATTAAAACCGACTGCTCACCTGCTTTCAAACTTGGCAGTTCTGCCGTGACCTTAAAATGCGGCCAGCCTTCATCGTCATAAAAATCAAATTCATAGTAACCATAAGGCTCCAGAAGTGTACAAATGGCAACATGCATCAAATCGATTTTATGATCTTTTTTAAACTGCCTGTGAATCTGCCCTAATTCCTGTACCCCAATTAGATAAATTATAGCGTCCAATTCCATCAATTCTCCATCTGCAAACTGGTCAGAAAGCTTTTTCTGAACAGTCTTCCATCGCTCCTTTAATTGTTCATCTCTTGCCATATCGCAAATATAATATCTAGATTCAATTTATTCCTATATTTGATTTTATGAATTCTGTCGACATAATTTTAGCCCTGGTTCTGCTCTACGGATTGGTTCGGGGATTCTTTCGGGGATTTTTTATTGAACTTGCCTCGCTGGTAGGGATCATTGCCGGGATTTATGGGGCAGTACATTTCTCACAGTTCCTTAGCGGCATACTTTCCAACTATATAGAGTGGAAAAGGGAATATTTAAATCTCGTTGCTTTTGCGTTAATCTTTATTTTAATAGTGTTCGTAGTTTCCCTGGCGGGAAAAGCACTTACAAAAATTGCCAGTTTTGCGGCACTAGGGCTCATCAATCGGTTTTTAGGGGGAATTTTTGGTTTGCTGAAAGCCGCTTTTGTTGCCAGTGTGATCATCATGTTCTTTAAGGCTACACGAGAGCATGTTGAAATTGTTGAACAGAAAACGCTGGACGATTCTATTTTGTATCCTTCAGTTGAAGTGGTCGCTCCCATTATTCTGCCTTCTATCATCAAACAGGTGAAAGAAAATGACCTTCTCGATGAGAATAGCGATTGATTTGGAATAAAAGGAAAGATTTTTTTCAGCAGAAAATTCTGATCAAAGCTTTACAAAAAATCCTATAATTTTTTAATATCAGAAGATTTTATCCAGCCCTGGTCACCATTTGCCAATTCAATCCGGCTCCATTCCTGGTAATCTTCCAGAACTTTCGCCCTGGCCCCTTCGTGAAGTTCAAAACTGGCGTCACCACGCATATTGGGTTCATTCCTTACTTCAGCTTCTTCGCTAAAGACAATGGCGAACTCGTTATTTTCAATATACGAGCGTTGCTGAAAAGCGAAGAAAACGGAAACCACACACAAGAAAAGGGAGAAAATTGCCGATCCGAAAAGGATCCTCTTGGCCACAGGTCTGCCGGAAAAATAATAGAAAAGAAATAAGATCACGAACAGCAAAGAAAAGCCAATTGCAATCCAGGCCCAGGTATGATACGTGAAGGTGGCAAGAAAACTATTAAAACGATCGCTCATTCCCGTTTGTTCTACCGCTTCAATGTCATCAATGGCCATATTTCGGGCAAATTCGATATTATTCCTGATGTCTTCATCACCGGGTTTTAACTGAAGCGCCTTTTCATAATAATAAATACTGGGAGCCACATGGTTAAGCTTATAATGTGCATTGGCAAGGTTATAATACAATTCGGCTGAAGCTTCCCCATTATCTAAGATCTTCTGATAATCTTCAACAGCTTTCTCATAATTACCATTTTGGTATGCTTTATTCGCCTGATCAAAAAGCTGCTCATTCTGGGAAAATCCCAGGAAACTCATCAATAAAACCCCTATTAATAATAACTTTTTCATCTTACAACTGTTTATCAAGAGTTGAAATTACCTGAACCGCTTTTTCATAATCCTGCTGCATGGCATCTGAAGATGCAGGAGTATATCTCGCAAACTCACAACTGGCCAGTAAACCAATAAAATCTTCAACGGCGGCTTCATCTACTGCTCTCTCCCTCAAAATTCCCTGAATACGTTCCTTGCTCATCTCACTGGTTTGAATATGCAGCTTGGCTTTGAGGTAATTATGAAGGGAGCGCTCAAGGGCCAGGTAAAATTCCTTCTGATCACCTAAATTCCTTTTCGCATCAGAAAGGTATTTTCTTGCCAGTTTATCGGCCCGTCGAATCCTGTTACCTTTGATGTCATTGGCGCGTTCCTCGCGTTTTTTTCCGAAGAGGATAAACAGCGGAATTACCACCAGAGGAGCAATTAAAGCAGCCCAAAATCCGCCCGAACCAAGAAAATCATCACCATTGATCTTTTTAAGATCGGTGTCCAGTTTTATAAATCTGAATTGCGCTCCATTAGTGGCAATACTTTGTTTTTTAACTCCCGGTGAAATTCCGGATGGCTCATTCCCGGCGAGCGGCCCCTTATCTACATTGATCATGATGTCGTTTGAAGACTCCGATTTATAAGTGCCCGTTTCAGGATCAAAATAGGAAAAGGAAAGTGCAGGAATGGGATATTTCCCCTTTTTCGTAGGAACTATGGTATAAGTTTCAGTAATGCTACCCTGCATTCCCTGCAAATTGGTAGTTACATTTTCGCTTCTCTCCGGCTCGTACATTTCAAGAGACGGTGGCGCAGTAAGATCGGGTAGATCAAAAAGTTTCAGGTTACCTTTACCTTTCACCTGTACTTTGGCCTGCAGGCTTTCTCCTGCATTCAGTTCCTTTTTATTGGTGGTAACACTGAAATCGAAATTACCCACCGCACCGGTAAAATCGGCCGGTTTATTGTCGGGTAATGGTTTTACATCGATCTTCTTATTATCGGCAGCTACTGTTTTATTCACCGTTTTGTATATACGGCTGCCAAAAATATCCCGGCGGTCGCTGGGCACATCTACCGCCACAGAAAGTGTTAGAGGTTCAATGTTAAGCTCCCCGGTCTTTTGGGGGTATAAGATCGTCTTTCTCAAAATTACATAACGGTAAGGCTCTCCCTGGTATTCACCTTCTTCAACCCGTAGCTGGTTAATATCGATATTCTGACTCCAGAAATCGCTGTATTTAGGACTATCAAGCTCGCGCCAGTTACTCACGCTTACCCTCGGACTCACATATAATTTATAAACCACGGTAATGGCCTGGTTCAGGTATGGACTGGTATTGGAAACCTCAGCAACCAGGTGCAGATTATCCTCGGCAGTGATTTCGGTATTATTCCCATCGGTAGGTTTATCAACCGCGGCTGTAACCTCCACCGCGACGGGAGAAGTTTTGTAAATTTTATCATCGATCTCTATCTCGGCCTGGCCTATGGTCGCTTTTCCTCTTTTTTTAGGCTGAAGATAGAAACTATAGGTCTTGGAATACTCCATTTTCCCATTGAGAATGCTGGTACTAATACGCTGATTGGGACCTCCAACAACGGTAAAATCATTAAAAGATGGCGGCCGGAAATTATCTCCGTCCTCATTCATTTCGAAATCTACGCGGAGCCTTTCATTAATTCCCAGCTTTTCCCTGCTCACTTTTGCTTCAAATCTCACCTGAGCCTGAAGCATTCCGGCGGCAAACAGTAAAAAACTTAAAATTAAATATTTTGTTTTCATCGTGTTATTCCTGTACTTCTTATCCTGGTTAAACTGGACTACCAATCTTTTTCGGTTTTAACTTTAACGCCTTTTGCCTTTTCAGCGTTTATTTTATCCTGAACTTTTTTCTCTTCATTGTTCATGGCTTCGAGCAGATTTTGAATTTGTTGTGGCGATAATTGCCCTTTTACGGGTTTAGGCTGCTGTTGTTGCTTTTTATCTCCTTCACCAGGTTTTTGTTTTTGCTGGTCACCTTTCTCTTTCTCCTGATCTTTGTTCTGGTCGCCTTCTTTTTTATCTTTTTTATTTTCACCTTCGTCTTTAGGCTTTTGATCCTGGTTTTGCTGATCTCCACCTTTGCCGTCTTTGTTCTGATCTTTATTCTGCTGGTCCTGCTGATCTTTTTTATCCTTGTTATCCTGGTTTTTCTGATCCTGATTTTGATCTTTATTATTCTGTTTTTCTTTTTCAAGCATTTTTTTTGCTAATGCGAGATTATAGCGTGTTTCATCATCGGTTGGATCATTGCGCAGGGCATCTTCAAAAGCATTGACGGCCTCCTGATAATTCTTTTGTTTCATAAAGGTATTCCCCAAATTGTGATAAATACGATGCTTATCTTCTTTGGAATCTGCCACTTTTGCAGCCTGTTTTAAACGATCAGTCGCTGAAGGAGCCTTTTCTTTGGTATAGTAAAGGTTGCCCATATTGTATTTTGCCATAGAATTGCTGGGATCTTTGGCTATGGCCTGGCGATATGCAGCCTCAGCATGGGCAAAATCGTTTTCTGAAAGGGCATCCTGTGCCCGGGCTATATAGTTATTGGATTGTTTTTTGATCTTTTCAGGATTCTCTTTCTGCGCGAAAATATTGGCAGAAAACACTATAAAAAACAGTAAAATCCAGTTGTATTTATTTTTCTTCTTCATTTTTTGAACCTTTCTTCCTTCTTTCATTAAAGAGGTTAAGCCTTTTTATCCAGGCAGTACTTCTTTGTAATATAAATATATCAAGAAATAATAATGCCAAAGATAATCCAAGGAACCATTGAAAATGAGATTCATAGTCGGCAAACTGCTTTGCTTCGAATTCGGTCTTTTGAATATTTTGTAATTGGTCCTGTACATTTTCAACAACCTTGTTAGTTACCGTTCCGTCAATATAGGCTCCATTGGCATTTTCGGCAATCTCTTTCAGGGTTTCCGGGTGCAATTTGGTAATTACTGTCTCCCCCTGATTGTCTTTTTTATAGGTTTGAACAACCCCGTTTTGCTTGATAGGAATAGGGCCTCCTTTTTCGGTACCAACTCCAATGGTGAAAATTCTTATTCCTTTTTTGGCAGCTTCTTCTGAAATGTTTTCAATATTTCCCTCATGATCTTCCCCATCGCTGATGATAAAAAGCACCCGATTGGTTTGCTGGTCGTCATCGTAATAAGTGGTAGCAAGATCTATAGCATCACGTATAGCCGTTCCCTGGGAAGAGATCATATCGGTATTCAATGACTGCAGGAACATTTTGGCCGCCGAATAATCGGTGGTAATTGGCAATTGGGGTACCGCACCCCCGGCATAGGCAATAATCCCAATCCGGTCACTGCCAAGGTTATTGATGATCTGGCTCACCAATTGTTTGGCCTTTTCCAGTCTTGAAGGCGCGATATCTTCAGCATCCATACTTTTAGACACATCAATGGCAAAAACAATGTCTACACCTTCTCTTTTAACCGTTTTCAGCCTCGTTCCCATTTTCGGATTTACAAGGGCTATCACAAGGCTTGCAATAGCGAGTAAAATTAATATCAGCTTAAAAAGCGGTTTGGAGCGTGAACGGTTAGGGGCAAGCTCCTTTAGCATGGTATTGTTTGCAAAACGCCTGCGGGCCCTTTTCTGCCAGATCTTATAAAACAAATAAAGAAGTATTACTACCGGAATTGCCAGCAATAACCAAAACCATATTTTTTCTTCGAGTACAAACATTTAAATAAAACTTCTGAAAAGAGTAAACCTCAATAAGATTTCTAATAATAACAATCCTCCTGCCAGTAATATGAGCGGACGAAATTTTTCATCATAATTGTAATATTTGAACTCTTCTATTTCGGTTTTTTCCAATTTATCGATCTGTGAATAGATCTGTTCCAGTTTTTGGTTATCGGTCGCCCGGAAGTATTCCCCGTTGGTTTTGGCTGCGATTTGTTTTAGCAGGTCTTCATCGATCTCCACCTGGACATTTCCAAACTGAAACCTTCCGTTGGGCATGATGGCCACAGGAGACAAGGCCATTCCGTTACTACCCACTCCAATGGTATAAACTTTAATTCCGAATTCTTCGGCAAGTTCACTGGCAGTATGCGGATCTATAAATCCTGAATTATTAACCCCATCGGTAAGTAAAATAATTACTTTGCTCTCAGCTTTACTATCTTTTAACCGGTTTACGGAAGTAGCAAGGCCGGAACCTATCGCTGTTCCGTTTTCCAGCATGGTGTTATATTCAATGTCCTCCAGCGATTTCAAAACAATAGACTTGTCACTTGTAATGGGAGTTTTTGTAAAGCTTTCACCCGCAAAAACCACCAGGCCAATTCGATCCCCCGGGCGGCCTTTTATAAATTCCTCGGCCACATTTTTTACAGCTTCCAGCCTGTTTGGCTCAAAATCACGAGCCAGCATACTTGCGGAAACGTCAATCGCCATAACAATATCAATCCCCCGGGTGCTGCTGGTTCGGGTTGAAACGTCTACGGTTCTAGGTCTCGCGAGGGCTGTTATGATCAATGACAGCACCAGTAACCTGATAATAAAAAGGACAGGTTTGATCCTGGAAAGAAAACTCGGCGTGGCTTTAAAACCTTTTACACTCGAGATCTTTAATTCGGGCGTTTGCTTATTCCTTTTCCAGATATACCATGCGATTGCGATTGGCAGCAGTAAAAACAGCCAAAAGAATTCCGGATTCTCAAAATTGAAATTTGCAAACATTATTCTTCCAGATTTAATAATTCAACCGAATTTATGATGCGCCCGGCAATTTCATCGGCATATTTATCGTCTTCATTGTAAACTACAATCACCTGTTCAAATCCTCCTTTTACGGCAAAATTTAAAATCACATATTCATTCGGAATAGTTTTCCCGGTTACGGGATTTTTCGCGTCAAGTGTTCCAAAAACCTTCATCCCCTTAGCTCCGTTCACGGTGGTGAAATCTTCATGCTTCATTACGATATTCTGAGCGCCCTGTTTTTCAAGCTCTGCATAGATCCCATCGAGGGCCTTTTCCAGATCAAACTTAACTTCTCCCTTGAATTTCACGGTATTTACAACCGTATAGAAATTGCTCAATAAGCTTCCGTAAGCGAAACTCTCCAGGCCTGGCATCATTTGTTTTTCATCTTCAGTAAGTGGCAAATCGGTCCTGATCAAAACTTTAGGCGTGGTGACAGCCACCGGTGGATTTCCGTATTCACTGCGAATCCAGTCACCTTCCAGTAATTCTTTGGTGGGATGGCCTATGTAAGTATCTTTCACATAATCGAAGCCTTTAGTCGCAATGAGTGCCGAAATACCAATAATAATTACCACCGCGCCGGCAATAATTCCAAAAACGATACGTCTCCTCTTTTTCCTTCGGGCCTGTTCTTTTATATAAGCCTCATCCTGCATAAGTTCTTCTTCGGTAGGCTCGGGAACAGAAGCTTTAAGGTCATCAATAATATGCTGAGTTTTTGAACGGTCTTCTTTAGCCGTGATCACATCAGGCTTTGAGCGGGCAAATTTCGCGAGGTCAGCCCTGTCAAGAATTTTTCTGAAATCACGAATGGTATTTTCAGTAAGATTTAAATGCCCTTCCTGCCGTTCTTTTTCAAGATATGCAATAAGCTCATTGGTGGTACTTTCGAGTCCGCGATCATAAATTTTCCTGTCGAGATATTTCCTTGCGGAAAAACTCAGCTGGGAATAATATTCTTTGATCTCTCTTTTTTCCAGGAGATCTGAATGATCAAGCCGATCAAGTTCCACCATCGCCTGCTCGTAAGGAGGCAATTCAGGCTCTTCAGCCGCCTTTTTCTTTCTACGGATGATGAAAAAAGCAACCAGGCCGGCAAGAAAGAGGATTCCGAGCAACCACCAAACCCAGTCTGGAACTGTAAATGGCGGCGGCACTTCTATGGAAGGCTTTATAGGATAGAGCTTTTGTTTGGTAGTATCAACAGCCACGGTATTCACCTCAACGGGAATAGAATCGGTGGTAAAGGAATTGTTTCCTATTAATACTTTTTGCCGCGGAATTACGTAATGACCTGAATCAAATTTGGTTAAAAAATATTCTTTGAGCAGGCGGTAACCTGTTTTATTTTGAATTGTATCGGCTTCTTTTGATTCTACCAGTTCCATCGGAGCGAATAGTGAGTCTCCTTCTGGAAATACTACCAGATTTTCAGGTTTTGTATCTACCTGAATTTGGTATTTTATCTGTTCACCTATTTTTATCTGTGTGGTATCGGCAATAGCAGATACCTTATCCTGGGCAAAACTTATATTGGCTAATAAAAGGAATGCCATAAAAAACAGAAATCCCAGCAGGCCTGAGACTTGTCTTGTTTGATATGGATTCTTTTCGTTTCTGTTCATTTTATTTTATCCTCTTCTTTTAAAATATCCCAAAAGTTTTTTAACATAGCTTTCATCGGTTCGGTTATTAATGATTCCCGCTCCGCTAAGTGAAAAACTCTTTTGAAAGTAGTCCATCCGTTCTAAATAATATTGAGAATATGCTTTCCGAACAGACTTAGATCCGGTATTAACCGTCATGTATTCGCCTGATTCTTCATCCAACATTTGTACCAATCCTATATTAGGGATGCTTTCTTCTGTTTTATCATAGACCCTGATGCCGGTAAGATCATGCCGTCCGGCCACGATTTTAAGGGTTTGCTGATAATCATCGGCCAGGAAATCGGAAAGCAGAAAAACAATGGCTTTCTTTTTCATGACATTGGAAAGATATTTCAATGCACCCGCAATATCAGTGTTTTTCCCTTTTGGTTTAAATTCCAGTAATTCCCGAATGATGCGAAGCACGTGAAGCCTACCTTTTTTAGGCGGAATATAGAGTTCGATCTGGTCGGTAAACAGCATCAAACCTATTTTGTCATTATTTTTGGTAGCCGAAAAAGCAAGGGTAGCAGCAATTTCAGTAATTACATCCTTTTTGAATTGTTCCTGCGTTCCGAACATTTCAGAACCCGAAACATCCACCAACAGCATCATGGTGAGCTCACGTTCTTCCTCAAAAACTTTTACGAAAGGTTCGTTATAACGGGCGGTAACATTCCAGTCTATACTTCTTACGTCGTCGCCAAACTGATATTGGCGCACTTCGCTGAACGTCATTCCGCGCCCTTTAAAGGTAGAATGGTATTCCCCGCCGAAGACGTGATCGCTCAGCCTGCGGGTTTTAATCTCAATTTTCCGTACTTTCTTAAGAAGTTCCTTTGTATCCATGCTTATCAATGAACAATTAGCAATGATCAATAAACAATTTTGATCATTGTTAACTGATAATTGTCAATTGTTAGGGTACTTCGATTTCGTTGACGATCTTATTTACAAGATCTTCTGAAGTGACATT
This genomic interval carries:
- a CDS encoding DUF4381 domain-containing protein, giving the protein MNRNEKNPYQTRQVSGLLGFLFFMAFLLLANISFAQDKVSAIADTTQIKIGEQIKYQIQVDTKPENLVVFPEGDSLFAPMELVESKEADTIQNKTGYRLLKEYFLTKFDSGHYVIPRQKVLIGNNSFTTDSIPVEVNTVAVDTTKQKLYPIKPSIEVPPPFTVPDWVWWLLGILFLAGLVAFFIIRRKKKAAEEPELPPYEQAMVELDRLDHSDLLEKREIKEYYSQLSFSARKYLDRKIYDRGLESTTNELIAYLEKERQEGHLNLTENTIRDFRKILDRADLAKFARSKPDVITAKEDRSKTQHIIDDLKASVPEPTEEELMQDEAYIKEQARRKKRRRIVFGIIAGAVVIIIGISALIATKGFDYVKDTYIGHPTKELLEGDWIRSEYGNPPVAVTTPKVLIRTDLPLTEDEKQMMPGLESFAYGSLLSNFYTVVNTVKFKGEVKFDLEKALDGIYAELEKQGAQNIVMKHEDFTTVNGAKGMKVFGTLDAKNPVTGKTIPNEYVILNFAVKGGFEQVIVVYNEDDKYADEIAGRIINSVELLNLEE
- a CDS encoding DUF58 domain-containing protein, with the translated sequence MDTKELLKKVRKIEIKTRRLSDHVFGGEYHSTFKGRGMTFSEVRQYQFGDDVRSIDWNVTARYNEPFVKVFEEERELTMMLLVDVSGSEMFGTQEQFKKDVITEIAATLAFSATKNNDKIGLMLFTDQIELYIPPKKGRLHVLRIIRELLEFKPKGKNTDIAGALKYLSNVMKKKAIVFLLSDFLADDYQQTLKIVAGRHDLTGIRVYDKTEESIPNIGLVQMLDEESGEYMTVNTGSKSVRKAYSQYYLERMDYFQKSFSLSGAGIINNRTDESYVKKLLGYFKRRG
- a CDS encoding tetratricopeptide repeat protein, whose protein sequence is MKKKNKYNWILLFFIVFSANIFAQKENPEKIKKQSNNYIARAQDALSENDFAHAEAAYRQAIAKDPSNSMAKYNMGNLYYTKEKAPSATDRLKQAAKVADSKEDKHRIYHNLGNTFMKQKNYQEAVNAFEDALRNDPTDDETRYNLALAKKMLEKEKQNNKDQNQDQKNQDNKDKKDQQDQQNKDQNKDGKGGDQQNQDQKPKDEGENKKDKKEGDQNKDQEKEKGDQQKQKPGEGDKKQQQQPKPVKGQLSPQQIQNLLEAMNNEEKKVQDKINAEKAKGVKVKTEKDW
- a CDS encoding vWA domain-containing protein; its protein translation is MFANFNFENPEFFWLFLLLPIAIAWYIWKRNKQTPELKISSVKGFKATPSFLSRIKPVLFIIRLLVLSLIITALARPRTVDVSTRTSSTRGIDIVMAIDVSASMLARDFEPNRLEAVKNVAEEFIKGRPGDRIGLVVFAGESFTKTPITSDKSIVLKSLEDIEYNTMLENGTAIGSGLATSVNRLKDSKAESKVIILLTDGVNNSGFIDPHTASELAEEFGIKVYTIGVGSNGMALSPVAIMPNGRFQFGNVQVEIDEDLLKQIAAKTNGEYFRATDNQKLEQIYSQIDKLEKTEIEEFKYYNYDEKFRPLILLAGGLLLLEILLRFTLFRSFI
- a CDS encoding BatD family protein; translated protein: MKTKYLILSFLLFAAGMLQAQVRFEAKVSREKLGINERLRVDFEMNEDGDNFRPPSFNDFTVVGGPNQRISTSILNGKMEYSKTYSFYLQPKKRGKATIGQAEIEIDDKIYKTSPVAVEVTAAVDKPTDGNNTEITAEDNLHLVAEVSNTSPYLNQAITVVYKLYVSPRVSVSNWRELDSPKYSDFWSQNIDINQLRVEEGEYQGEPYRYVILRKTILYPQKTGELNIEPLTLSVAVDVPSDRRDIFGSRIYKTVNKTVAADNKKIDVKPLPDNKPADFTGAVGNFDFSVTTNKKELNAGESLQAKVQVKGKGNLKLFDLPDLTAPPSLEMYEPERSENVTTNLQGMQGSITETYTIVPTKKGKYPIPALSFSYFDPETGTYKSESSNDIMINVDKGPLAGNEPSGISPGVKKQSIATNGAQFRFIKLDTDLKKINGDDFLGSGGFWAALIAPLVVIPLFILFGKKREERANDIKGNRIRRADKLARKYLSDAKRNLGDQKEFYLALERSLHNYLKAKLHIQTSEMSKERIQGILRERAVDEAAVEDFIGLLASCEFARYTPASSDAMQQDYEKAVQVISTLDKQL
- a CDS encoding tetratricopeptide repeat protein gives rise to the protein MKKLLLIGVLLMSFLGFSQNEQLFDQANKAYQNGNYEKAVEDYQKILDNGEASAELYYNLANAHYKLNHVAPSIYYYEKALQLKPGDEDIRNNIEFARNMAIDDIEAVEQTGMSDRFNSFLATFTYHTWAWIAIGFSLLFVILFLFYYFSGRPVAKRILFGSAIFSLFLCVVSVFFAFQQRSYIENNEFAIVFSEEAEVRNEPNMRGDASFELHEGARAKVLEDYQEWSRIELANGDQGWIKSSDIKKL
- a CDS encoding vWA domain-containing protein, whose amino-acid sequence is MFVLEEKIWFWLLLAIPVVILLYLFYKIWQKRARRRFANNTMLKELAPNRSRSKPLFKLILILLAIASLVIALVNPKMGTRLKTVKREGVDIVFAIDVSKSMDAEDIAPSRLEKAKQLVSQIINNLGSDRIGIIAYAGGAVPQLPITTDYSAAKMFLQSLNTDMISSQGTAIRDAIDLATTYYDDDQQTNRVLFIISDGEDHEGNIENISEEAAKKGIRIFTIGVGTEKGGPIPIKQNGVVQTYKKDNQGETVITKLHPETLKEIAENANGAYIDGTVTNKVVENVQDQLQNIQKTEFEAKQFADYESHFQWFLGLSLALLFLDIFILQRSTAWIKRLNLFNERRKKGSKNEEEK
- the pheS gene encoding phenylalanine--tRNA ligase subunit alpha, which codes for MIEKIKAHIAEVESFNANSAEEIESFRIKYLGKKGILNDFFAEFKNVPNEQKKEFGQAVNELKTAAQAKVNALKEELEQQQEEKGIYGDLSRPAEPVEIGARHPISIVKNQIIEIFSNIGFNVSEGPEMEDDWHNFTALNLPEYHPARDMQDTFFIQTDPDILLRTHTSSVQVRYMEENKPPIRTISPGRVFRNEAISARSHCIFHQVEGLYIDKNVSFADLKQTLLYFTEQLFGNSKIRLRPSYFPFTEPSAEVDIYWGLKSEADYRITKGTGWLEIMGCGMVDPNVLRNCNIDPKEYSGFAFGMGIERIAMLLYQIEDIRMFFENDLRFLEQFKSSF
- a CDS encoding CvpA family protein yields the protein MNSVDIILALVLLYGLVRGFFRGFFIELASLVGIIAGIYGAVHFSQFLSGILSNYIEWKREYLNLVAFALIFILIVFVVSLAGKALTKIASFAALGLINRFLGGIFGLLKAAFVASVIIMFFKATREHVEIVEQKTLDDSILYPSVEVVAPIILPSIIKQVKENDLLDENSD